A window of Candidatus Hydrogenedentota bacterium contains these coding sequences:
- a CDS encoding Stp1/IreP family PP2C-type Ser/Thr phosphatase, with the protein MRLDIAALSDIGRRKKNNEDSYIVIREGAKDLRLFKEGALVCVADGLGGHTGGEIASKLAVKIVGEIAKEKPARMPQNGESVDERNEGPLPKVRTAIEKANESIFQTNKDLVRTRRPMGTTVLTAIIYPKKTYIGNVGDSRCYHIRDGEILAQTEDHSWVDEQVKMGLMSKTEAESDRRKNIVTRCVGTHEEVTVDTYRWHIVPGDMLLLCTDGLVNMIPDEEIVREFQRNASAAEIAQRLVTKANEAGGKDNITVVVVSISPAPVRLMYMRLAGFLRRHAIGIAWALFLVVYGALAFLAGYLLRPSLEGPADGPEYELAAPEDELLAPAENL; encoded by the coding sequence ATGCGTCTAGACATAGCGGCACTAAGCGATATAGGGCGCCGGAAAAAGAACAACGAAGATTCCTATATCGTTATTCGAGAGGGCGCCAAGGACCTCCGCCTCTTCAAGGAAGGGGCGCTTGTCTGTGTGGCGGACGGATTGGGCGGCCACACGGGCGGCGAGATCGCCAGTAAGCTGGCGGTGAAGATCGTTGGGGAAATCGCCAAGGAGAAGCCTGCGCGGATGCCCCAGAACGGGGAATCCGTTGACGAGCGAAACGAGGGCCCGCTCCCGAAGGTTCGCACGGCGATCGAAAAGGCGAACGAGAGCATTTTCCAGACGAACAAGGATCTGGTTCGCACGCGCCGCCCCATGGGCACGACGGTTCTGACCGCGATCATCTACCCCAAGAAGACTTATATCGGCAACGTCGGCGACTCCCGATGCTACCATATCCGGGACGGCGAGATTCTGGCGCAGACCGAAGACCACTCCTGGGTTGACGAGCAGGTCAAGATGGGGCTCATGTCGAAGACAGAGGCCGAATCCGATCGCCGGAAGAATATCGTGACCCGTTGCGTGGGGACGCACGAGGAAGTGACGGTCGACACGTACCGCTGGCATATCGTGCCCGGGGACATGCTCCTGTTGTGCACGGATGGCCTGGTGAACATGATTCCGGACGAAGAGATTGTCCGGGAGTTCCAGCGGAACGCTTCGGCGGCGGAGATCGCGCAGCGGCTGGTGACGAAGGCGAACGAGGCGGGCGGCAAGGACAATATCACGGTCGTTGTGGTCAGTATCAGCCCGGCGCCGGTTCGGCTTATGTACATGCGGCTTGCGGGCTTTCTGCGCCGCCACGCCATTGGCATTGCCTGGGCGCTTTTTCTGGTGGTGTATGGGGCGCTGGCGTTCCTGGCGGGTTACCTGCTGCGGCCGTCGCTGGAGGGGCCGGCGGACGGGCCGGAGTATGAGTTGGCCGCGCCGGAAGATGAACTTCTGGCTCCGGCGGAGAATCTGTAG